DNA from Microcoleus sp. bin38.metabat.b11b12b14.051:
GGCGGCGGGAGTTTTGATTCAATTTACAATTTGGGCTTGTGCTGTTTGGGTTTGGTTATTTTCTGAGTCTAATTCTGTTTGTCATCAAATTAGTTATTTGTTGATGGTGGCGGCTTTGCTGACTGTAGCAATTAATTTGAATCCCCTCAACCGATTTGACGGTTATTATTTGTTGGTTGCTGGAACTGGAATCAACAATCTGCGTCAAAAGTCCTTTGATTTTTATGTTAATTTGTTGCGGAGGGAGGAGATGGAGGCAGAACTAAGTGATAGATTGGTTTTGGCTGCTTATGCGCCTTTGAGTATAATTTATACGGTTTTTGCTTTGAGTTACTTGATGTCTTTGATGGGGAATTTGGTTTTGCGGGTTTGGAGTTTGTAACCGCAGATTAATCACGGGCGGGACGCCCGTTCCACAAATGCAAGTTGATTATTTTAGTTAGGGGTTTACTGAAATGAATGTTTGTCAAAAGTTGGGAATTGTTTGCGGAAGTTTTAGTTGGGCAGTTTTTAGTTCATGTGTTTCTGTAGAAGCTGCTACTCTGACTCAAACTTATACTGTAAATCTGGATTCGCAGCCGTTAAATAGCAGTACAAATGTGGTTTTGCCGAAGTTTAATTCGCTGTTGGGTACTCTGTTGAGGGCTTATGTTACTGTTAAGTCTACTGTTAATAATAGTGTGAGCATTACTCCTTTGACTGGAGATTTTACGGGGACGGCGGCGACTAATGCAAATATTGCTGTGAATATTCCGCTGTTGAAGGTTGACCCGAATTTGACTTTGAGTGTTTTGGCGAGTCCGCCGGAAACGAAGATTGCTAGCGGTGGTACGGGAAGTGTTAGCGGTTCGGGTTCTGGTAGTGTGTCAAAAAGTTATATTTCGTCGCAGTCTCTGAGTTCGTTAAGTGGATGTGATGGTGATACTTTTATCGCAGCTTTGATGACAACGGGTTTGACTAAAATTATGGGGAGTCCGGCTAGAGGTAGTTTTGGGGGTCTGGTGTCGGCTAATACTACAGTTAGTGCAATTTATGAGTATGAACCTTTTGCTGATGCTGCTGTGCCGGAACCGATGACGGCGGCTGGTACAATTCTGGCGGCTGGAATGGGTTTATTGTGGAAAAGAAGCAGGACAAAAAAGGTTTAATTTGGTTCGTAGTGAGGACTTCAGTCCTTTCTATGTGTGTGAATAAGAGACTTATTGCATGATTTTTGGATTGAGACAAAAACCTTAGCCGTAGGGTGCGTCGCATCGAAAATTATCAATAAAAATTGACAATCTCACAGCGACGCACCTGAAAAATAGTTGAGCAAACAGACCAAATACTTCTTTTTTGTAGCAATAATTGAGATAAATGATATTAGTTGAATCAATCCTGGGATGGTGTGTCGCTTCTATATGGTTGGATTGGTTCGGCGTATTGTTCGCAAGCGACACACCCTACGATTTTTACTGGTTGATGTTGAATCACTCCTGGGATGGTGCGTCGCTACTATATGGTTTCGATTTGTTCGGTATATTGTGGAAGGCGACACACCCTACGATATTTAGTTGTGGAGGTTGAATCACTCCTGGGATGGTGCGTCGCTACTATATGGTTGGATTTGTTCGGTATATTGTGGAAGGCGACACACCCTACGATATTTAGTTGTGGAGGTTGAATCACTGCTGGGATGGTGCGTCGCTACTATATGGTTGGATTTGTTCGGTATATTGTTCGCAAGCGACACACCCTACGATTTTTAGTGGTGGAGGTTGAATCACTCCTGGGATGGTGCATCGCTACTATATGGTTGGATTTGTTCGGTATATTGTGGAAGGCGACACACCCTACGATATTTACTATTGTTGGTAATAATAAATGTATGAAAAAAACCCGCGCTGGCGGGTTTTAATCTATCGAAAATTGCCTTTAAATTGGCTTAGAGCGATCGATAAACGCGATAATTAATCTCGGGGAAGATGTTGTCTATCTCCTGAACCTTCTCCAACCAGCCGGAATCCACTTTGCCTTCTTTCACTTCATCGTACAGCTTGTGAAAGCGCATTAAGTGCGATCGCGTCCGCCGCACCGCATAGGGTACCATCGTCCCTGTACGCATGATAAACGCCCAGTCAGACGATTGAGCTAACAGCACTTCCCGCGCTGCTTGATTCAACGCCCGCAACTGCAACTCATCCTCTGCTTCCATGTTTCCCAACTCAATCATTCGTTCCGCTGCTTTATGTAAGTGCGGATAAATCCAAGCGTTGGTATCGTTCAGCCAATATTCGTGGAAACCGCGGAAACCCCAGCTAGACTGGGAAGGACGGCACACTTGCTGAGTCGGATTTCCCCGCAAATAATCGGCTAGGTGCGTCATTTCGTAGGTATTTTGGTCGTACCAACTCTTGCGGAATAAGTAATCTAAGAACCAAGGCCCTTCGTACCACCAGTGACCGAAAAGTTCGGCGTCGTAAGGCGATACAATAATTGGGGGACGCTGCATGATGCCGTTGAGGTGTTCGACTTGCCGTTCCCGGTTGAAGGCGAAGTTGCTGGCGTGTTCGGCTGCTTTTTCCCGCGCCCAGTAAGGATCGTATAACTGTTTGTCGCCTAAACCCAATCCGCGACCGGTGATTTTGTGATATTTAATCCCGGTGTTTTTGCGCTGGCCGTTGGGCATGATGTAGGGTTTGATGTAGTCATATTCGGCTTCCCAACCCAAATCTTTGTAGAATTCCCGGTATTCGGCGGCGCCGGGATAGCCGACTTCGGATGACCAAACTTGCTGCGATGATTCGTGATCTCGACCAAATGCTGCGACTCCGCATTCGGTGAAAATTGGGGCGTAGCTACCGTAGCGGGGACGCGGGCGGGCGTAGAGGATGCCGTGTCCGTCTGTGAGAAAATACCGGAGGCCAGCGTCGGCTAACATCCTCTCTAAGCCCTCGTAGTAGGCGCATTCGGGCAGCCAAATGCCTTTTGGTCGGCGGCCGAAGTTTTGTTCGTAGCTTTCGCAGGCTACTTGTATTTGCGCCCAAACTGCTTCGGGGTACATTTTCATCAGCGGTAGGTAGCCGTGGGTGGCGCCGCAGGTGATGATTTCGAGGTTGTTTGTGTCTTGGAATTGTTTGAAGGCTTTGACTAAATCTCGATCGAACTTTTCCCAATAATTCCGCACTTGGGAGAAGTGCGCGGCGTAATGTTCGGCTAAATATCGGAGGTGACCGTTGCCGCTGTTGTGTTCGATTTCGAGATCGGCTAGTTCTTCTAGTTTGGCTAAATGATCGTCGAAACGGTCTTGTAGTAAGGGATCGCGCAACATGGCTACCAAGGGCGGTGTCATGCTCATGGTAATTTTAAAGTCGATGCCGTCGCGTTTTAGCCCTTCAAAGACTTGCAGCAGGGGAATGTAGGTTTCGGCGATCGCCTCAAACAGCCATTCTTCTTCTAGAACGTAGTCGCTTTCGGGGTGGCGGACAAAAGGCAAGTGGGCGTGGAGAACGAGGGCGAGGTAGCCAATAGTCATAAAAAGAAATACGGTAAGTGGGAAACTCGGCGACTTTAGTCCCGAGAGGGAAACGACCCGGGGGACTTTAGTCCCCGTGAACCCCCTTGCGGGGTTGGAGGGGTATGGTTGCCCCTCCAATGGAGATATTATGGTCTCCTTTCTCCCTTGCGGGGTAATGTTAGCCTCGACCTGGTTATAAAGGCTTGTTAGACCTGCAACACTGTTTCA
Protein-coding regions in this window:
- a CDS encoding PEP-CTERM sorting domain-containing protein encodes the protein MNVCQKLGIVCGSFSWAVFSSCVSVEAATLTQTYTVNLDSQPLNSSTNVVLPKFNSLLGTLLRAYVTVKSTVNNSVSITPLTGDFTGTAATNANIAVNIPLLKVDPNLTLSVLASPPETKIASGGTGSVSGSGSGSVSKSYISSQSLSSLSGCDGDTFIAALMTTGLTKIMGSPARGSFGGLVSANTTVSAIYEYEPFADAAVPEPMTAAGTILAAGMGLLWKRSRTKKV
- a CDS encoding glycoside hydrolase family 57 protein, whose product is MTIGYLALVLHAHLPFVRHPESDYVLEEEWLFEAIAETYIPLLQVFEGLKRDGIDFKITMSMTPPLVAMLRDPLLQDRFDDHLAKLEELADLEIEHNSGNGHLRYLAEHYAAHFSQVRNYWEKFDRDLVKAFKQFQDTNNLEIITCGATHGYLPLMKMYPEAVWAQIQVACESYEQNFGRRPKGIWLPECAYYEGLERMLADAGLRYFLTDGHGILYARPRPRYGSYAPIFTECGVAAFGRDHESSQQVWSSEVGYPGAAEYREFYKDLGWEAEYDYIKPYIMPNGQRKNTGIKYHKITGRGLGLGDKQLYDPYWAREKAAEHASNFAFNRERQVEHLNGIMQRPPIIVSPYDAELFGHWWYEGPWFLDYLFRKSWYDQNTYEMTHLADYLRGNPTQQVCRPSQSSWGFRGFHEYWLNDTNAWIYPHLHKAAERMIELGNMEAEDELQLRALNQAAREVLLAQSSDWAFIMRTGTMVPYAVRRTRSHLMRFHKLYDEVKEGKVDSGWLEKVQEIDNIFPEINYRVYRSL